One region of Ahniella affigens genomic DNA includes:
- a CDS encoding bifunctional 4-hydroxy-2-oxoglutarate aldolase/2-dehydro-3-deoxy-phosphogluconate aldolase, with amino-acid sequence MPFTSIQARTDAVDAILTKAPVVPVIAIQHLDDAIPLARALVQGGLPVLEITLRTEAALPAMRAIAEAVPGAIVGAGTVLNPDDLHNVVATGAQFAISPGATEALYQAAAGIDMPWIPAIATASELMQGLTHGHRRFKFFPAESAGGVAALKSLHGPFPQAKFCPTGGIDPAKAPAYLALPNVITIGGSWMLPADALASRDFARIEALARATAAIRG; translated from the coding sequence ATGCCTTTCACCTCAATCCAAGCTCGCACCGACGCTGTCGACGCCATTCTGACGAAGGCGCCGGTGGTGCCGGTCATCGCGATTCAACATCTGGATGACGCCATTCCGCTCGCCCGCGCGCTCGTGCAGGGTGGCCTGCCCGTCCTGGAGATCACGTTGCGCACCGAGGCGGCGCTGCCAGCGATGCGCGCGATCGCCGAAGCCGTTCCCGGTGCAATCGTCGGCGCCGGCACGGTGTTGAATCCGGACGATCTGCACAACGTTGTTGCAACCGGCGCCCAATTTGCAATTTCGCCGGGCGCGACCGAGGCGCTTTACCAGGCGGCCGCGGGCATCGACATGCCGTGGATTCCGGCGATCGCGACGGCTTCGGAACTGATGCAAGGGCTAACCCACGGCCATCGCCGCTTCAAGTTCTTTCCCGCCGAATCCGCAGGCGGCGTGGCCGCATTGAAGTCGCTGCACGGCCCTTTTCCGCAAGCCAAGTTCTGTCCTACGGGCGGCATTGACCCGGCCAAGGCCCCCGCGTATCTGGCGCTGCCGAATGTGATCACCATTGGCGGCTCATGGATGTTGCCGGCCGATGCCCTGGCCAGCCGTGACTTTGCCCGGATCGAAGCACTGGCCCGCGCTACGGCGGCCATTCGAGGCTGA
- a CDS encoding DUF7452 domain-containing protein — translation MGGSYGEWLGMASRPLAMALALTWTCTEASGNVLTFPGPGACSASFNNCMQAAAVNDTIEIATDSPISGPLLSTTKALTIRPAPGFRPTFAEGVTLRLSVQAGQGGTIRVEGLRFQRGSLVVDSFAPVQVDLLNNHIESIQDSSYSAGIWIIMPGQVAAGTGAMHVDISGNTIQVDGGANSSGIFISRSPSPEEYPYQLRVTDNRIIARGSSQENGSGLGRTGIVASDDGGIDNPLRIERNQILEDPDNGDGSARFCSGIRVNANQQAATTARIANNLMVLKPSCSSLSSGIWLNGHPDNLVSAHILNNTIVAAQNGIRLGSTGWPNSPQFHFQVLIANNLIRDAPGFGVVVEPLAADSMVSNQNNAWFQVAGYQNFSPAPGSITSDPQSLPPRHRLSSTSPLRETGDAAVYTSGLTNLAAEALDADGLRRTKSSQIDIGAFEFGDATYRIDFPTSNPSVLYLLDVAGLNGFAQAMLHLTRSDGRNLDGYVGVPNPLSTYYEVGSQRWHVRSEDGNVLPPGGGLNLWAATPGSTADQYFVGLNSLTEPNAALLPDAWASLPSDYLFLVAPTRGVGNVAFVDTHPVAARQVNGQWHLSNTDGVGIEIGNAFVVYAQAPGHNAYVHTVSDANRLSGTVSRLDHPLLNGLPCAGVHVGVNGSGLMPTRDVSAHYDSNTGFWQLHLEAIGPMLFNGNRYNILIDPRPSDDACRVPLLTDGFEGN, via the coding sequence ATGGGCGGTTCATATGGTGAGTGGTTAGGCATGGCTAGTCGGCCGTTGGCCATGGCGCTAGCGCTGACTTGGACGTGCACCGAGGCATCCGGTAACGTGCTGACCTTTCCCGGTCCTGGCGCCTGCAGCGCCAGCTTTAACAACTGCATGCAGGCCGCTGCGGTCAACGATACGATCGAAATCGCAACCGATTCGCCCATATCAGGCCCGTTACTCAGTACCACGAAGGCCCTGACCATTCGGCCTGCGCCCGGATTTCGACCAACATTCGCCGAAGGCGTCACGTTGCGCCTGTCGGTGCAGGCAGGCCAAGGTGGGACCATCCGGGTCGAGGGCCTTCGGTTCCAGCGTGGCTCGCTCGTGGTGGACTCATTCGCGCCGGTCCAAGTTGATCTGCTGAACAACCACATTGAAAGCATCCAGGACAGCAGCTATTCCGCTGGGATCTGGATCATCATGCCCGGTCAAGTCGCGGCTGGCACGGGCGCGATGCACGTCGATATCAGCGGCAACACCATCCAGGTAGATGGCGGCGCGAACAGCAGCGGCATATTCATTTCGCGATCCCCCAGCCCAGAAGAATACCCTTACCAATTGCGCGTTACCGACAACCGAATCATCGCCCGCGGTAGCAGCCAGGAAAACGGTAGCGGCCTGGGTCGCACGGGCATCGTAGCGAGCGACGACGGCGGCATCGACAATCCCCTTCGGATCGAGCGCAACCAGATTCTGGAAGACCCGGACAACGGTGATGGCTCGGCGCGATTCTGCTCGGGCATTCGGGTGAACGCGAATCAACAAGCCGCAACTACCGCGCGCATCGCCAATAATCTGATGGTGCTGAAGCCGAGCTGCAGCAGCTTGAGCAGTGGTATCTGGTTGAATGGTCATCCGGACAACTTGGTTTCGGCGCACATTCTGAACAATACGATCGTGGCCGCACAGAACGGCATTCGACTCGGCAGTACGGGTTGGCCCAATTCGCCGCAGTTCCACTTTCAGGTTCTGATCGCCAACAATCTGATTCGTGATGCCCCGGGATTCGGCGTGGTGGTCGAGCCGCTTGCCGCAGACAGTATGGTCAGCAATCAGAACAACGCTTGGTTTCAGGTCGCCGGCTACCAGAATTTCTCCCCGGCGCCAGGCTCGATCACCAGCGATCCGCAGAGCCTGCCCCCGCGTCATCGACTGTCCAGCACCTCTCCCCTGCGCGAAACCGGCGATGCCGCCGTCTACACGTCAGGGCTCACCAATCTCGCCGCTGAGGCGCTCGATGCCGATGGCCTACGGCGCACCAAGTCCAGCCAGATCGATATCGGTGCATTCGAGTTCGGCGATGCCACGTATCGCATCGATTTTCCAACCAGCAACCCATCCGTGCTGTATCTGCTTGATGTCGCCGGCTTGAATGGCTTCGCGCAGGCCATGCTGCATTTGACCCGCTCGGATGGTCGCAATCTCGACGGCTATGTCGGCGTTCCGAATCCGCTCAGCACGTACTATGAAGTCGGGAGCCAACGCTGGCACGTGCGGTCTGAAGACGGCAACGTGTTGCCGCCAGGCGGTGGCCTAAACCTGTGGGCAGCCACTCCAGGGTCGACGGCCGACCAGTATTTCGTTGGCCTGAACAGCCTCACCGAACCCAATGCCGCCTTGCTGCCCGACGCATGGGCCAGCCTGCCGAGCGACTATCTATTCCTGGTTGCACCGACGCGCGGCGTTGGCAACGTTGCGTTTGTCGACACGCATCCCGTAGCGGCGCGGCAAGTGAACGGCCAATGGCATTTGAGCAACACCGACGGCGTTGGCATCGAGATCGGCAACGCCTTTGTCGTATATGCGCAGGCACCCGGCCACAATGCATACGTCCATACAGTGAGCGATGCGAACCGCCTCAGTGGTACCGTCTCACGGCTAGACCATCCGTTGCTCAATGGCCTGCCGTGCGCGGGCGTGCACGTCGGCGTGAACGGTTCTGGGCTGATGCCCACACGCGATGTGTCGGCGCACTACGATAGCAACACCGGCTTTTGGCAGCTGCACCTGGAGGCGATCGGACCCATGTTGTTCAATGGCAACCGCTACAACATCCTGATCGACCCGCGACCGAGCGATGACGCATGCCGCGTGCCACTGCTGACCGATGGCTTCGAGGGCAACTGA